GCTTAGAAGCATCCTGGCTGCTGTCTTACACCTTGGAGGAGAAAGAGCGCTTTCGCCCCATCAGGCCGCAACGTCGTCCGCCGACACCACCTTCAGCTGCTTCCGCCGCTTGGTCTTGCGCATCTCGTCGACGCAGTTCGCCAGCCGCTGGCGCGTGGCCTCGTGCTTGGCCCAGTCACGCGCCGAGATGCGCATCCTGGCGATGAAgcgcgccatcgtcgccaccgTCTTGAGCGTCGGCCGCCCAGATGCCGTTGTGCCCTGCTTCTTgaccgtcgccgacgacgggggtGGCAGGGCCTTGCAGCTTCCGAGAAGCTCGCAGCGGATCTGCTCGAGTTCGCGCAGCTGCGCCTTGTTGCTGTTTCGTGTGTTAATCTCGTGAAATGCTGCAGCGGCCCAAGGGCGGTTGGGAGTACGTACCAAGCGTTGGCGATGTCTAGCTCCAGCTGCAAAAACTTCTTCGCGTACGCCGCATCGGCCCGCATGCTGACCTCGCGCTTCCACCGCGCCTGCATCCACTCCATCTGCAGCGTCATGCCCCGGAGCTCCTTGGTGTGCTTGGCTTCCGCGTTCTCGGCGGCACGGATGACTGTGTCGAGCGCCTCATCCGTCTCTCGCATCCTCTCGTCTGCGAAGCGGACTGCTTGCGGGTCCTTCTGCTCGGCCGCGGCAAGCTTCTTGAGATCTCTAATGTCCTTTTGCAGCTTCTCTGCGGTCAGACGGTAGGCTGCCCGCTCGCTGCGTGCCCTGTCAAGCTTGCGGCGGAGGGAGCCTTCGGCGGCCATCAATGCGTCGATAgtctcctgctgctggataACGTCGTGCTCGAGAGCGTCTGCCTCGGTTTGTGACCTGCGAAGCATATCTTGGAGATCTCTTCTTTCAGAAGAAGACATGTTGTCAATGTTGTGACGGCCGCGGGCCACGATTTGTCGGTCTTGCTCTGCCCTCTCAAGCTTATGTTTGAGTCGGTTCAGAGCTTTTTCGTGCAAAGCAGCAGCTTCTTCGGCATCCCGCTGGGCGTCCTCAAGAGCCTGCTCAAGCGCAAGCTTCTGgtcttccaggtcgtcgagctgtGTTTGAAAGTCTCGCTCAAGTTGTGAGGCTCTGCGTTCAGCGTCGCGAGCCTTGGTCTTGAGTTCGTGGATTGATTGTTGAGCCGAGGATAGGTGGTAGCGCAGCTCGGACACTTCGGATTTCTTGGCTGAAGGGCTGGATGAAGCGGGAGACATGATCAGTCGAGACATCTCAGCGTCGTGGGCCTTTCGTTCGAGCTCCGTGATTTGCTTCTTGAGACCCTTGACAGCATCCTTGTGGGCTGCCTCTCGTTGAAGGTACTCCCGCTCCTTCTGCCGTGCTGTGGACAGATCGCGGCGGATGATGGACATCTCGCTATTGCCTTCACCGCCGTTGACGGGAAGCTGTTGCGTCATCGCCAGCTGGTCCTCATAGTCCTTGATGCGTCGCTCAAGCTCACGGATGGTGCGTCGGCTAGCAGCCGATTCATGACCTTCTGAGGAGGACACCTCTCGAAGTTTCGCTTGAAGCTGACGAATCTCCTGGTTGAGGCggtcctcttcttcggcggccttctcaatctcgtcctcgagcgaCTTCTCGACTGAGCGCATCTGCTCCGTCAACGCAGCGTTCTCGTCCTTCAGTCGCCGTACTTCGTTGTCAAGCTTCATTTTTGACGTTCTCAAGTCTAGTCGTTCGCGGTCGATGCGAAGTGTTTCTTCGCCATTATGATGCAGACGGTTCATCTCACTCTCGACCTCATCGCGCTCTGCTCTTGCCTCGGCCAGCGAGTTGCGCAAGGAATGCATCTCGAGGTTCAGGTTGGCGAGTTGGTCCTGCAGCGACTGCTTTTCCCGGGATACCTTGTTCAACTGCACAGTTGATTCCGAGATCTGCGTCTGAAGTTGGTTCTGGAGCAGTTCTTTCTCCTTGTTCAGCTTGGAGACGAGCGAAGTTGCCTCGTCAAGCTGAGCACGAAGCCGGTCGATGGTCTGATTCGACTTGGTGCTCTCTTGTGACACTGACACCGTCCCACGACGCAGTTCATCCAGTTGCTGCTTCAAGCTATCGCATTCTTTTCTCGCAGCTTCCACCTCCTCCCGAGACTGTTCAGACTCTTCGTCCAAAGTCGTTTGGAGAACTTCCACCTCATCCTCCAAGGCCTCGACCTTCTCGGTCTGGGCTTGGTAGTCTAATTGGGTCTGCCGCAGTTCGTCCTGGACCTGTGACAGTTCGTTCCGGAGCTCGGTGAGCATAGCCTGGCGAGACTCAAGATTTTGTTGAAGGTTCTCGATTTGCCGGGTGAGCGATGCATGTTCATCCTTATGCCGTTGGGCCTCACTCTCCAGTGCTTCTTGTAGCCTTGACTCCTTGGTTGATAAGTTGCCCTCTGCTTCGCGTAACTTCTCGATGGTCCTCTCCAGCCCAACGACCTTTTCCTCCGCCCGTTTGCGTTCCGATTCCAAAGTTTGGCGCTCCGTTTCCCATTTTTCACTGTCGTTGTCGTACAAGTTGTCTTTTTCGCGGATCTCGGCTTGGAGATCCGAGATTTCATCGTTGAGTCGGTCGATTTCATCTCTGTATTGACCACGTATGTCTCTTTCGATCTCCAACGCGTGATCCCGTTCTTGGGTGAGGCTTTCTTCCAACTCGTCAACAGATTTCTGTAGGCGCGCTACATCGCGCTGAAGGGAGGCGGACTCGCTCGTCAGTGCCTCATGACGGCTCTGCAAGAGGTTCTTCTCGTCTACCCTGGACTGCACCTCTTTTTTGAGGTCTTCCACCTGAGCGAGCAGCGACTGACGCTCAAGGTCGGAGAGCTCCCGTTCTTGACGGCCCTCTTGGGCGACACTTTTGAGgctgtctttctcttttgtCATTTCGGAAAGCTCCTGCTCGACTCTGGCTATCTGAGAGCGATGTTCCCGATCTGCGACCTCGCGTTCGCGACGGCtttccttggcggcggctttGAGATTGTCATTTTCCAGTACCGTTTCTGAGAGCTGTTTTTCGATGGCGGCAAATCTTGAGTCTGCCTCTTCCAGCTCAGTCTGTAACCGCAAAAGCTTTTCCTCCTTTTGGCGAGAAAGACCCTTGGTGAGCACCGATTTATTAGCCAGTTCGTCTTGGAGTTCTTCCAAGTCGTTCTTGGCCTGTTCCTTGTCTGCGATCGTCTGGTTGAGCTTGTCTTTCATGTCGTTGACCTGCCCCTCCAAGCGACGGACATTGGtttccagctcgtcgatggtgTCTTTCGCCTCCTCCAACTCGTCGTTAGACTGCGCGTTCTGTTCGAGCTCAATCATTCGCCTTTGGGTATCCTTCATCTTGTCTTCCATTTCTTCCAGCTTCGTTTTGAGGTCGTCGATTTCGTCTTCGTGATCCCCGAGCAAACGCTCCTTTTCGCGAAGTTCCGCTTCCAGATCACCAATCTCGTCTTGCAGCTTATCCACctggccttggtcttgatGTCCCTGGCTCAGCTGCCGCTgcatgtcgtcgaggtcggcctcTCTGTCTTCCAGGGCTTGCTGCAGACGCTCAATCTCTGCCAGCTGCTTTTGATCTGCGTACTTCCGCTTGGCTCTTTCTTGCAGTTCCATCATTTGCTGTCGGTAGCTCTCGAGGTCCTTCTCCGCCGAGGTAAGGTGCTTCTTGTACTTGTGAAGTTCCCTCTGCATCGTCACCTTGTCGACCTTCAGCTCAGTATTCTCTTTCAAAGCTGCCTCGCTGAAGCCAGGACCGGCCTTCCGaagggcctcctcgaggaaaTGAATCTTCAGCTTGAGACCAAAGTTTTCCTTCTCGATCTTATCGATTACGCTTTCCTGCTCCCGAAGCGACAGTTGGTTCCCGTCCTGTAGAGGACCCTTTCCGTCGCGCCGCGGCAGCACAACGAGGGGTGTGGTGGCAGTGCTCGTGCTGTCTACTTCGGGAAGGGGGGTACGATCCACGAACGAGCGAGACTGGTAGATGGAGGTGTCGATGTTTGGGATTGGCGtcatgtcctcgtcgaccctGCCGAGTGCGGGCGTGTTCGGCACAGCGCCATTCTCCTTCCCCGATCTACGGCGGGTGCTGTTTCTCGTAGCCGATTTGAGCATGGGCGTGAACTCGGCTCCTCCAAGGCCGGCAGGCAGATTCTTCCGGTCAGCAAAGGGTCCGCGACCGCGCGGGGTGCGAAGGTTGATGCCCCCAGAGCGTCCATTGCGCAGTTGCTGAAGCAGGTTGTTTTCCTTTGCTGGAGGGGACTGGAACGAGGCCTCTTGTGAAATATCGAAGTCGGGCTGTCTGTTGAGGTATGTCGCATCGCCAATGTTCGTTCGCGGCGTatcgaggccgtcgatgcCTGGTGCCACCATCTCGATTGCGTTCGACTTGTAGAGAGGGGAATCGGTGCGCGGATTAGGATTGCGATCTCTTGGTTGTGGTCATGACAGTGGTTTGCAAGTGGTAGGTATGAATGGCGCGCGCGGGTGCAATACAGAGCAAGAAGGCAAGTCGCGCGATGTCTTCAAGGCTATTAGTTGTCTTATGGTCGCTAAACTCGAAGAACCCGGTTGGTCGCGATGTTGATAACGAACAGGACTTTGAGAAAGCAAACAAGGGACCAAGGGTGCGCGGTCACATCCCAGACCGCGTTGTTTACTTGAAATCCCCTTCGGGACTAGAGTAGTGGGGTTGtgaaagaaaggaagaacCGCAAATTTTAGCCAATGAGAAAAGGGCGCATTTTAAGCCAATCATCTCACCGAGAAAGCCAAGGTCCCCGTAGTTTAAGAATCCCATGGCCGAGTTCCCACTTTTTGGTGACAAAACGTCAAGGGGCGTAGGACCTGGGTCGCTGCTGGCTTGAGACACTACATGTGGGAAAGAGCTTCAATTAGTATTGCAACCGCTTTACGCCGCAAGCGGAAAGTTATTCTTCCTCGTTCCCTTTCCACAGATCAACTCATAACACCGAATTTAAAGTCTTCAAGAAGCTTCCGCCCCGGCTTACGAAAAGTTGCTGGCCACTCGAATACTCTGCATCAAATATCAATCAGTATAAGTCCCTTGCGATCCCCCGCCAGGCCGGTTCCAACTGCGTTCGCGACTACAGGTGATCCTCGTTTCCGCACATTGTTCGTGCGTGCATACGGCTTTCGCTACCGCCATGCTCTCGCTCGACCAGATACCAGAGGAAATCGTTCACCAAATACTGCATTACATCTCACCGGAAGATAATCTGCTCCTAGTGCACTTGCTTTCTAGACGCCTGAACCAGCTTGCTCAAGAGCCGTTATTATGGCGGTACTACTGCTTGCACGCCTTCAAGTTCTGGCACCCTAGCCACAATTTTGATGAAAAGTTGAAGGAGCCAGCGTCAAGGGTCGCTTGGAAAGACCTGTTTCTCTTCCGCAAGAGGAGGGATGCCAAAGTTGCCAGCCTCTTCAATGAAGTTTTGGCTACCAAATACGGCCGAGCCAAGAAGTTTGGGGAAATATGCTCCCTCGGCTATGACGCAAAGGACTTCATTCTGAGCCAGGTTCAGACTCCAGACGCTGCCGATGATGTCTTGGCCAGGAGGTAGGAGTATTGGCACTCTAAGCCCTTCGAAGGGTCTTTGGCTAATCAACACCACTCAGATATTTCGGCAACGCCATTCTCTCTAGCGTCCGTCGTGGTGTCGCCATTCAGATATGGGATGACCTCCGCAACGAGGAGGCATTTGAGTCCCGGAGACCCAATCAAGTTCCGGAAGTCGTGCCGGGAAGATTAGAGCGCGCGCTCGCAGCTTTTGATATGTTCGTCATTCAAGATGACATTGGTGATGTAGACGATGTGAGACTTCCCCTGCTTGACACGTTTTAACCGTCTAACGGTATCGCAGGTTTCACAAGCTCTGGACAATCTGGCCGCTGAGTTCCGGGACAACCACCCGCACTTTGACAGTCTGTGTATTAGGGAACAGTCCTTGACTTTGAACCGTTGGCTTAGAGTCAAGAACCTTACCGGTATGGTTGATCCGGAGACTAACTATCGTAACCTTCGGAACTGCCTCATCGGCCATGCACTCCGCGACGAGGCTCACCAGTCGCTCCCCATGGTCTCGGCCGCCATATTCTGCTGCATCGGTGAGAGGCTGGGCTTGAACGCACACTGTTGCGCGCTTCCAGGACACGTCCTTGCAATGGTTTTTGCGGCGCAGGACACAACACTGGACGGTTCCAGAGTCACAGATCCCTTGCGGCCCATTGAAAGGATGTACCTAGACCCATACGGAGGCGATGACGAGTTCGACAAAGAAACGCTTAGGCATTTTATCGCCCAGGTCGGATGGCATAGCCTGGATGTCGACACAATGGCAccggcggccgtctcgacTATGATTGGGCGGCTTGCGCACAACATCAGACATACGAACCTCTTCTTGACGTCCCAAGATGTTTCTGTCGAGAGACTGGCCGGTCTTGGAACCGGAACCGCTCTCCAGAATCTGGAGTTGTCTGTTTACGCCGCTGCTTGGGCTACCACGCTTCTCGATCCAGGCGCATTTGTGGACATCACATCACATTTCGCACTCCGATTCAACTCGCTTCGCTTCGACGACGCTTGGCTGGTGGAGAAAATTTATGTTAATCGGCCACAGCCGCACGGCGACGTGTTTCTTGCCGCCCCAAACCCGGAATACATACTACGTCTCATTCGGCGAGCGGATGAGCTGAAGCCAGTGCTTCGTGAGgcgcagacgacgacggagtTCAAGGTTGGAAACGTCGTGCGGCATGGAAGATACGGCTTTGTCGGGGTCGTGATCAACGGGGAGGTACCTCCTCAAGGGTCAGATTTATACTACAGGCTACTGTGAGTAACCCGTGACGATGAACAGCGGCCAACGTCGTACTGACACACTCATAGGACACCTCCAAGCATGCAGGGAACATTCTCGCTTGTCAAAGCTTCAAGCCTGGAGCTGGTACAGGATATTGAGGAGGCCCAAGCAGCGATGTTTCCTGACACGGGGCTCTTTTTCAAGCGATTCGATAAGGAGAGGTGCACTTTCATTCCATCGAATAATGAGATGGTATACACACCGTTGTGATTCGCATGTCATTGTCATTTGCGGGACGACCGAGGCATACACATACATAGCTCTAATAATGGTTATCATGGTCTGCAAATCTGCATCCCCTTCGTCCCTTCCCTCGATGGGTATTTGCACACCAATGGTCGCAAAAGATGTTGCTGTCAGGGAAGCTTGCTTTTCGCCCATGTCCACCCAAAGCCACCCGCTTTTTCCAGAACCAAATCAACGCCCGTCGTGTCTTGCAAAGTTTGCATCATTTCTCCGCGAAAGCCTAAGCAGTGCCAATTTCCTTCACGCCCCTCTACACATCAATAGCCCAGTCAGCGAGCACACCGTGCTCGGCTAGTTTCTGCACCCAGCAGTTGATGGCGGGAGAATGGTCCTTCTGGCGTCCCTGGACGCggtcttcgtcttccttcATGAGGGCGATCTCCGCGTTGTACTCCCCCATCAGTGATTTCTGTTCTGTCACCAGGTCGCTGTAAAGTTCGAAGAGCTCCATGGCCTCCATGGACGGATTGttgaccttcttctcgaagGCTGGATCAACTCCCGCCCTTTTCAAGTCAatgccgaagccggcgaggCGCCCTGTCTCGCCAGGCTTCAGAGGTTGCTCATTGCCGGCTACTAGACTTTTCCAGCTGTTAAGATTTTCAGTGCGGttgccgagaagctcaaACGAACGAATCGTGCGCGCAAGGCTCTCAGAGACGATGTTAAGGGGGCTCTTACACAGGGCGAGCAGGTTGAACGACAGGGCACTCTCTTCGAACTGGAGCATGCGCGCCTGAATCTCGGGACGGACGAGGTTGGCCCAATGGACGCCGTCTTCAAGGGGGCCAAGGCAAACGGGTCTCGTCTTGAGGCCATCCAACTCCCATACCGAGCCATTAGCTGGTACGTAAGCGATGAAATGGTAGCCCGACTCCGAGTCAATTTTTTGCTTCTTGGCcctcttggtcttcttggaCGGTCCTCTAcgctttttcttcttcgagtCGGTGGCTTCGGTCTCAAGGAACAGGTCCGCGTTCAAATGATCCATTCTCCTGGTGAAGGAATTGTGGACAGAGCGGATGAATGTGTTTGAACTCAGGGCGTGGCCACGAAGTGGAGTGCTGAGGTTGCTCGTGGAATTCTTGAACGCTTGAAGATTTGTACCGAGATCGACGCCCCCGCAATTCATGAGAATGTTCGTCATTGCGACGGTTGCGCAGGCATTGTCTGTGGTCTGTACGCGTGTCAGTGTCCGTTGTAAGATAGGAGAGAAAGTCCTGATGGAAACAGACCTGGTTCGCGAACCATATATCCCGCCcatcgacgacctcatcgtcctTGTAGTTCTCGGAAAAGTACTGGTAGAGAAAGATGAAACCGTAAACGGGTTGAGGAAGAGTCGCAACAtagtcctcgtcgaccgaGAATACTTCCTGAACCTTCACATCCTTGACGCCCATTTCTCGGAGCATGGCGTTAAAGAAAGCCTGCCGTTCACGTCAGACGGAGTGTACCAGATTGACTGCCTGGAAGACATACCGGTTCAGACTCCACCTCACACCAGCCTTCCCACTCCTGAAGTTCATCTGTGGCTATAGGTGCCAAAGCTTCACGGAGTAGCATCTTGTAGTCCCTTGCCTCCCGAgaagcgacggcggcggttgcggcGGTTGCGGCTTCGGTCGCCTTCCGCTTAGGATTCCGTCTCGAGTCGGCCATAgcggcttcgccgtcgacctccaAAGGCGACTCCTTCCGCTTCAAGGCACGAGATGTTCTTGCCTGAGAAACGGACTCGCCTGCTACGATAGAATTGGCATCGAGCTCTAGAATTTTCTCAACGTCGTAGATCTCGCCTGTGTTGCCTGCAGTTGGGTTTTTGTCAGATTCTGGCTGCAACTCGGTTGTTGCCACGACTGTGCCTCCCCGCGCCTGGCGGATTCGCAGTTGCCGTCGACCCAATTCAGGACGCGAAGGTGTTGTAGACGTCATTCTGACTGGAACGACTAATTTGGCCTGTTCTGTTGCTTGGCCAAGGTCTTTTCGACAATGAAACGAGGACGCCTTTGGCGACAATCGGAAAGTTCGTGAGACAAGACAGGAGATAGAAGGCTTGAAGAGCGTGGCAGGGGTTGGTGGCAGTGAGAGAAAAGGACCAAGTAAAAATTCAGAGAAAACTGGAAGTCCGGGTGCCTTGGGAAGGGCAACCTATAAAAGAACCAAGACGGAACAGGATATCACTGCTGAACACAAGCAGGCATTTTTTCGTCTGTTCTGTTTCTTGCAAGGGACTTCGATGAAGGCAAGAGGTTTTGGGGCTGGCAAACAAAGTGCTTCATGACGGAATGAGCCACATTGGCAAAGGAGGACGAAACACTTGACAAATCCATTGGCTGGCCAGTTGGTGCCGCTGCACATAAGAGATTTGGGGGGGATGGCAGCTGAGAGTTATACAAAAAAAATTCCACAAAGCGGCTGACGTCTGTCTACATGTTGAGGCATCGTGAGTAAGTAGGAAACAAGCCATGTAGACCTCACCTGATGCAGATTAGCTTCGACTCACAAATCTATACGAAAGCAGGGACAGTTTAAGAGCCCAGTGCCACTTCAATCACTTTACCTTTGATATCGAATGCCCCAGAACCTTGGGCTGGGATTAGAAGTTGCGTTCAAGCTATGATCAATATCGTTGATAGGAGTGTTGTGTCAagataggtaggtaaagCTTCGGGAAACGGTGGGGGTTGTTTGTGCCTCTTCGACACGCTTCAGCTCCAACGAcgtcaacctcctcctcttccgctGTCAGTTGGTCGACCAGGAGCCTCAGCGGAAGACACCAGCTAAGTGGGCCTAAGGCTGCTGATTCACACAGCGCTCTGCCACAAACCGCGAAAGTAGTAGCTGTCAGAAAGCTCCGACCCTGTTGGTATCCCGGGACGGACCCACTATACGACCGCCGGGCCAATCACTGCCCTCTAAGACAAGCTAGGTGGGTGTTGTTGCCAGGCGCGTTTGGACGTGACGAGCACTCGCTGGAAATTTTGAAGCAGCTCTGTACTGCCTAATTCTCGCCCTCCAGTTTCTTTTTATTTACACGACGTCAACAATAGCTTGCAACGCCGGCAAGCGCATTCGACGCTCCTCGGTCTCCATTCGCATCACCAAAATACTACTGCTTCCTACCGGCGACTTTTGCAGACTGCTAATCTTATGAGGCGATCCTGAGTTAGGCATGCGATGAGCGCAACTCCGAGACAGCGGACTGGTGGTTTCCCACAAACGCCGGCGACCGCAGCACCGGGCAGATCACGACGACAAGACCCCGACCCAAACTCTTCCGTGTCCTCCCAAAAGAGCAGCCGATCGTCTGCTCTCCCTCTGGCCCCCGAAAATGCCTCCCGCGGCCGCCCCGCAACTGAGCCAGTCATCCCTCTGACAATCCTAGACGCACCCCAGCAACGCTTCTACGCCTTTGCGATATACGTTGGTTTGTTTGCTTGGAGGTTCTACGACTGGATCAAGCTGGTGGAGGATAACGACACATCAGCTTGGCTGTTCCTCAAATGGGTCTTTATTGACTTTGGGTTCTTGTTCGGCCTCCCGGAACTGAGGATACCATGGCTGGAGATGTCACAACCCGTCGTTACGGCCATTTTTCTCTTCCACGCTTTCTTCAACTTCATGTTGATGTTCAACATTCCGGTATGTGGGAGAAAAGGGGATTCCCGGAGCTTTGATCCAGGCAACACTAACAGACGAGCAGCTTCCACTGCAGCCATGGCTCATTGGCTTCTTTAAGGTCTTTTACGACCGCGAGGTAGCCGTTTCGGAGCACACAGTCAAGGTCTCGAGTATTCTGCATAACCATTCCTTGATCATGGGAAGACAGATCATCAATATTCTGCCGGAAGGGTAGGTCTCTTCGCCGATACCCAACCAAACAGCCCTCATCGCTAATATTCTGTTTAGCTCCGCGGTTCTCAATTTTGAGCAAATCCCATTTTGTATCGGCGAAGGCCGCGAGACTGCCCGGCTGCCTATTCAGTTCAACTCGACGGTGCCCGCAGAAATGGAACTCACTCgcatcgacctcgagacCAACCAAGAGGAAACCATCAAGCTGTCTAGTCGCGACGTTCGGAAAATTGCGAAACAGATCAAGGATCAAACGGCAGAATCCAACCCGCTAGCCCACATCATCGAATATCCAGTCAAGAAGACCGGTGTTTACCGTCTTGGTAGGGTTCTGGACGAATACAAGCTTGAAGTTCAGCGCGCAACCCGGGACACATACGTTGTTCCATGCCCTAAGGCCAAGTTCCGCACTCCTGACAACCAGGGCCGCTGCATCAGAGACTTATCTGATTTGCTTGTCGATGTCACCGGAACACCGCCCCTGAAGATTGTCTACAGTCGAACGGTCaacgacaaggacaagagTTTCCACTTCCAGAGCCTGCAGCCAGAGGATCACACGTCCCCCTTGCTgggctcgccgtcttcgtctttgactcatgccggcgacgaggacatgtCGTGGGTCAAGCCTCAAACCGTGGCGGTGCGTCTGAACGAGACACTGGACGAACCAGGTCGATGGCAGTACGCCGTAGATGAGGTTACGGACGGGTTTGGTAATGTTCGCAAGTACGCTCCTTCTGCGGAAGAGACTGAGGCGCGTGCTCGGCCTAAGGATCTGGCTCGCACCTTTTTGGTAAAGGAGCGACCCAAGGTCAAGCTACATGGCTGCGATCTCCGCAAACCACTCAAGGTTGCTAAAAAAGACAAGGCGCGCCTGCCTGTGCACTTCTCAATCGATGGCAAAACCGCAGATGCCTCTCATACGGTCACGTGGGACTTCTCGCCTATCGACTCGTTGACCAACAGCGGCGACCACGGCGATAAGGTTTCTGTGGCTTCCTTCTCCGCTGTCAACTCTCGCGATCAGCCTCTGGTTTCGGAGCCTGGGCTGTATACGCTGAAATCAGTCTCGAGTGGCTCGTGCGAAGGAGAAGTTCAGGAGCCATCGTCATGCCTTCTGCTCAATCCATTGGAGCCGCAGTTATCGATTCGCTCCGAAGAGATACCCGACAAGTGTGCAGGCAACTCTGTGGGACTCCGGGTGGACTTGGACCTGATTGGAACACCGCCATTTGTGGTCCGGTATGATGTCGTTGACGAACAACTCAAGACTAGACACGAATCAGTCAAGGTCGAAGGCCTGAGACAACAAGTCGAACTCAGACCCACAGCTGCCGGACACCATAAGTACATCTTCAAAttcatcgacgacgccatTTACAAAAATCGGCCTTTGAGCCCTGACATGACCTTGGAGACGGACGTCAAGCCGGCCGCTTCAGCGGTCATTCATCATCCTACGGGACTCAAAAGTGCCTGTCTGGAAGAACCAGTCGAGGTTGAGATACACCTTCGTGGTGATGCTCCCTTTTCGCTCGAATGGGAGCTCGTACACGA
The DNA window shown above is from Colletotrichum destructivum chromosome 2, complete sequence and carries:
- a CDS encoding Putative F-box domain, protein SirB1, F-box-like domain superfamily, whose protein sequence is MLSLDQIPEEIVHQILHYISPEDNLLLVHLLSRRLNQLAQEPLLWRYYCLHAFKFWHPSHNFDEKLKEPASRVAWKDLFLFRKRRDAKVASLFNEVLATKYGRAKKFGEICSLGYDAKDFILSQVQTPDAADDVLARRYFGNAILSSVRRGVAIQIWDDLRNEEAFESRRPNQVPEVVPGRLERALAAFDMFVIQDDIGDVDDVSQALDNLAAEFRDNHPHFDSLCIREQSLTLNRWLRVKNLTGMVDPETNYRNLRNCLIGHALRDEAHQSLPMVSAAIFCCIGERLGLNAHCCALPGHVLAMVFAAQDTTLDGSRVTDPLRPIERMYLDPYGGDDEFDKETLRHFIAQVGWHSLDVDTMAPAAVSTMIGRLAHNIRHTNLFLTSQDVSVERLAGLGTGTALQNLELSVYAAAWATTLLDPGAFVDITSHFALRFNSLRFDDAWLVEKIYVNRPQPHGDVFLAAPNPEYILRLIRRADELKPVLREAQTTTEFKVGNVVRHGRYGFVGVVINGEVPPQGSDLYYRLLTPPSMQGTFSLVKASSLELVQDIEEAQAAMFPDTGLFFKRFDKERCTFIPSNNEMVYTPL
- a CDS encoding Putative peptidase C12, ubiquitin carboxyl-terminal hydrolase, encoding MTSTTPSRPELGRRQLRIRQARGGTVVATTELQPESDKNPTAGNTGEIYDVEKILELDANSIVAGESVSQARTSRALKRKESPLEVDGEAAMADSRRNPKRKATEAATAATAAVASREARDYKMLLREALAPIATDELQEWEGWCEVESEPAFFNAMLREMGVKDVKVQEVFSVDEDYVATLPQPVYGFIFLYQYFSENYKDDEVVDGRDIWFANQTTDNACATVAMTNILMNCGGVDLGTNLQAFKNSTSNLSTPLRGHALSSNTFIRSVHNSFTRRMDHLNADLFLETEATDSKKKKRRGPSKKTKRAKKQKIDSESGYHFIAYVPANGSVWELDGLKTRPVCLGPLEDGVHWANLVRPEIQARMLQFEESALSFNLLALCKSPLNIVSESLARTIRSFELLGNRTENLNSWKSLVAGNEQPLKPGETGRLAGFGIDLKRAGVDPAFEKKVNNPSMEAMELFELYSDLVTEQKSLMGEYNAEIALMKEDEDRVQGRQKDHSPAINCWVQKLAEHGVLADWAIDV